The genomic interval CGGCGAGGCAGCCGAGCTCGACGGCGTCTGCCAGGCGTGAGAGGCGCTGGCGGGGGCCTGTGCCGAGCACGCTGAGGGCGACGACGCCGGCTCCTGCGGCGAGTACCACGCCCAGCAGGACGCCGCGGCTCACGGAGCCGGTCAGTGCGCTGATCGCGCCGGTGAGGGTCAGTCCGGCGGTGGCCATCACGACGAGGGTTCGTACCTGGCCGCGCGCGTAGACCTGACGGGAGGTGAAGAGCATGCCGAGAAAGGCGAGGGCGCACAGCGCGGCGCCCAGCGGGCCCGATCCTGCGACGGTCCAGGTCGCCGCGAGCAGCACGAGGGCTCCGGCGATGCGTAGCGAGCCGAGCACGGCGTGGCCTTCGGCGGTGCGCCGCGCGACGTCCTGGGGGTCGACGGACGGCGGTGCCGCCAGGATCTCGGCGTCCGACTGTGGACTGGTCACCTGGAGCCTCGTGGAGGCGAGGGTGAGCCAGGGCAGCAGGTTGGTGGTGGTGCCGCAGACGGCGACGGTGACGGCGAGTGCCGCGACGGCGGTCACGCCGTCCAGCGCGGTGAACGCCTCCGCTCCGCCGAGGGCGAGGCCTGTGGCGACGGGGATGACGTGAACCTGGGGTCCGCTGCCGCTGCCGGCGAGTGCGGCGGCGCCGACCAGTACGAGCGCCGCGCACGCGGCGACCGCCTGCCAGTGCACGGACGTGTGGGCGGGGAGCACGAGCCATGCGCCGACGGCGCCGTAGACGCTGGCGGCCAGTCCGAGACCGTGTCCGGCCTCGGGTTGGCCGGTGCGGGTGAGCGTCACGCACAGGACGAGCAGCACGGCGCAGCCGCTCCATGCCACGAGTGGTCCGATGCCGGTGCCCGGACCTGTCGATGCGAGCACCGCCGCGCCGAGCGCGAGGAACGTCAGCGAGACTCCCAGGGCGGTGCGCGCCTGATCGCGTGCGGTCCAGGGGGATGCGCCGGCCTGGACGGCGTCGATGACGGCCTCGACGACGTCGTCGTACCGTCGGCGTTCGGCCGCGGCGGCGTTGGCCACGAGGGTCAGCAGTTCGCCGTCGCGCAGGCCGAGGGTGTGCGCGTCGAGCCCGGGGTCGAGGCGGGTGCCGTCGGTGCGTTGGACCGCGAACCCCCCGTGGACGGAGGACGGGTCGAGCACGCCGAGGCCGCGTGCCACGGCGGGAAGCATCTCCAGCAGCGGCACGTGCGTCGGCACGGTGAGGTCGAGCCGCCTGTCGTCGCAGGTGACGGAGACGTGTACGGCGTCGGCCGTGACGGATGCGGTCGGCATCAGGACTCCTCAGACGCATCTCGCTCGGGTGCGGGATGCACCGGGGTGAAAGTACCGGCAGCCGGGGACCGTGGTGCGAGCGCGACGCATTGCGACCACCTGGGCGTGGCGGAGGGTCGTGATGCGTCATGGCGCGGCGTCGGTTCGACGTTGTGCGACATGTTCACACGGATCGGCGTCCAGGTCGTCACCATCGGTGACGCCGGGCACGTTGCCCGGTGGGGAGCGAGCGGGCACCAGGGGCGGTCTCGCTCTCGCAACACCGGTAGCAAGGAGAAGTGCTGATGGTGCAGAGCAACATCTCGGCTGAGGAAGGTGCCCTTGAGCAGGGCGCGATCGCGGTCGCGGACGCGAAGACCGCGATCGATGGCCAGGTCAAGTTCGTCCGCGGCGAGATCGAGCAGTTGTCGGGCATGTGGACCGGGCCTGCTGCGGCGAAGTTCGCCCAGCTCATGGGTGAGTGGGACTCCAAGACCAGCCGCCTGAACGCGGTGCTCGACAACCTGGAGGCGTCGCTGCGCGGCACCGCTCGGGACCAGGCCGCGACGGACGACAGCCACCAGCAGGTGATCTCTGGTCTCGGCTCGATGATGGGCGCGTGAGTGGGCCTGCGGCCCGCTGGGCATTCGTGCAGGTCGACGGTTCTTTTCCTCGGTTCTTCTTTCCTGGTTGGGAGTGAGTGATGGCTGGTCTGGGTTCGTTCTCGGTGACTCCGGAGAGCGTGGTGACGCTGTCGGGTCAGATTCGCACGGGTGCCTCGGGCATCCGTAACGAGCTGGAGACGCTGGAGCAGAAGGTCGGGCGCCTGCGCGCGTCCTGGAGTGGTCAGGCGCAGGAGCAGTACGACATCGCGCAGCGTGAGTGGTCCAAGGCGCTCGGGGAGCTTCAGCAGCTCCTGGAGCGCATCGCGTCCTCGACGCAGCAGATCGCCGACTCGTACCGGAGCTCGGACTCGTCGTCGGCACGTCGCTTCGGCTGACGTTCGGCAAGCGGCCGGGCCGGGCGATCCTGGCCCGGCCGCACATGTGGTGTCCGTCGGGTGTTCTGCGAGGGAGCGGGTTCAAGGTGAAGATCGCGATTTCGGTCGATGACGTCGCGCAGCAGGTGCGCGCGCTGCGGAGCCTGGCGGACGGGCTGCCGAGTCCGGCTGTGGTGGAGCAGACCGAGGGGCTGAAGGGGGTTCCGACAGCGCAAACATTCGAGAAGCGCATGACCGGCCTCGCCAGGACCTTCGGGACTCAAGCGAACCTTCTCGTTGGCGTGCTGGAGCAGCACGCCGACAGGTTGCGCGCTGCCATCGACGAGCTCGGCGCCGCGGACCAGAACGGTCAGACGGTGCTGTCGACGCTGGACGCGGTGGCCGCTGCCCAGCCCGAGGCGAAGTCCACCGCGGGACAGGACGGCCTTTCGTGACCCCGAGGCCTGCGCGCCTGGTTGCTGCCGTGGTGGTGGCTGGGGTGGTGGTCGTTGGCGGGGGTGCGGCGGCGTGGGGTGTGGACGGGTCGTGGTGGTACGGGTCGTATGGCGTGGCTGAGGTGAATGCGCAGGGTGCGGATGGTCATGGGGTCACGGTCGCGGTGATCGATAGCGGGATCAACCCGCAGGTGCCGATGCTGGCGGATGCGGATCTGGTGGTGCATGAGCCGTCGTTCTGTTTGAACGAGGCGGATGATGCGCCGGCGGCTGCGGCGACGACTGATCTTTTCGGGTCGTGGCATGGCACGAATGTGGTGGCGCATCTGGTGGGGAATGGTCAGGGGTATGACGGGCAGTCCTCGGTGAGGGGGATCTCGCCGAAGGCGCGTGTGCGCTTCTATGACGACAGCGGCTACTACAGCCCGAACCCGGATGGCTCCTACAGCGCCGGCATCCTTTGCAACAGCGTGAACGACGTCGATGCGGTAGCGGCTGCGGTCGTGCAGGCGGTGGATGACGGTGCGGACATCATCTCCATCTCGCAGGAGACCAATACGGCGCCGGGCGATTTGTCGGCGGCGTTCGCGTATGCGATTCACGAAGGCGTGATCGTGGTCCATGGGATGTCCAACGACGGTGTGGCAGTCCTCCGTGTCAATGGTGGGGTGGCGGTGCAGGCGGTGGGGCCGGATCTGGAGCCTGCGACCCCGACTGCCCGGATCCGGGACATTGCACATCAGCGGGTCGTGATGGCTGCGGGTGGTCAGATGCTGGTGCAGGGGGATGTCACCACGGGTGATTGGGAGCCCACGGAGATCGCCGACGGTTCGTCGGTGGCGACGCCGTTGGTGGCGGGGATGTTGGCGGATGTGTGGAGCGTGTACCCGGACGCGACGGCCAACCAGTTGCTTCAGTCGTTGATCCGGAACACGGGCTCGGAGGATCACGAGCTGGGTTATGACGAGATCTTCGGGTACGGGCTGGCGTCGGTGGGGCACATGGTGCGGGCGGGTGACCCCGCCCAGTACCCGGACCAGAACCCGTTGATCGAGCCCTGGAGCGCCGACCGGGAGGGCTTTGAGCCTTCCCCGACGGCTGAGGAGATCGCGGCGGGTGTGCGTCCGTCGTGGGCGCCCGCGCTGGCGGCCGACCCGTCGGGCAAGACGTCGGACAAGGCGTCGGGTGATGGGTCGGGCGGCACGCAGGCGGGGCAGGCCCCGGCGGGTGCGGCCGGGTGGGGTGTGGGTCGGTGGGTGCTGGTTGGTGGTCTGGGTGTGGTCGGGCTGGTGCTGGTGGCGGGGGTGGTGACGGTCGTGGTGGTGCTGACGCGCCGGGGCCGCACGGTTCCCGGCCCCGCGGTACCGGTGCCCGGTACGGGCGTGCCACCCCAGGCCTGGCCACAACCACCAGGCCAGCCGGCACAGGGCCAGCCGGCACAGGGCCAGCTGTGGCGGGGCGACACGACGCCGAGTGACGGCCCGGTGCAGCCGGGCCACGGACAGCAGCAAGGAGAACGGCGATGACGTCGAAGACGGATGAGCTCAAGGCACTGGTGTCCGGGGAGGACTGGGCGATGCCCGGCGCCC from Xylanimonas allomyrinae carries:
- the eccD gene encoding type VII secretion integral membrane protein EccD; this translates as MPTASVTADAVHVSVTCDDRRLDLTVPTHVPLLEMLPAVARGLGVLDPSSVHGGFAVQRTDGTRLDPGLDAHTLGLRDGELLTLVANAAAAERRRYDDVVEAVIDAVQAGASPWTARDQARTALGVSLTFLALGAAVLASTGPGTGIGPLVAWSGCAVLLVLCVTLTRTGQPEAGHGLGLAASVYGAVGAWLVLPAHTSVHWQAVAACAALVLVGAAALAGSGSGPQVHVIPVATGLALGGAEAFTALDGVTAVAALAVTVAVCGTTTNLLPWLTLASTRLQVTSPQSDAEILAAPPSVDPQDVARRTAEGHAVLGSLRIAGALVLLAATWTVAGSGPLGAALCALAFLGMLFTSRQVYARGQVRTLVVMATAGLTLTGAISALTGSVSRGVLLGVVLAAGAGVVALSVLGTGPRQRLSRLADAVELGCLAALLPLGVLAAGIA
- a CDS encoding WXG100 family type VII secretion target, which codes for MVQSNISAEEGALEQGAIAVADAKTAIDGQVKFVRGEIEQLSGMWTGPAAAKFAQLMGEWDSKTSRLNAVLDNLEASLRGTARDQAATDDSHQQVISGLGSMMGA
- a CDS encoding WXG100 family type VII secretion target; the protein is MAGLGSFSVTPESVVTLSGQIRTGASGIRNELETLEQKVGRLRASWSGQAQEQYDIAQREWSKALGELQQLLERIASSTQQIADSYRSSDSSSARRFG
- a CDS encoding S8/S53 family peptidase, producing MAEVNAQGADGHGVTVAVIDSGINPQVPMLADADLVVHEPSFCLNEADDAPAAAATTDLFGSWHGTNVVAHLVGNGQGYDGQSSVRGISPKARVRFYDDSGYYSPNPDGSYSAGILCNSVNDVDAVAAAVVQAVDDGADIISISQETNTAPGDLSAAFAYAIHEGVIVVHGMSNDGVAVLRVNGGVAVQAVGPDLEPATPTARIRDIAHQRVVMAAGGQMLVQGDVTTGDWEPTEIADGSSVATPLVAGMLADVWSVYPDATANQLLQSLIRNTGSEDHELGYDEIFGYGLASVGHMVRAGDPAQYPDQNPLIEPWSADREGFEPSPTAEEIAAGVRPSWAPALAADPSGKTSDKASGDGSGGTQAGQAPAGAAGWGVGRWVLVGGLGVVGLVLVAGVVTVVVVLTRRGRTVPGPAVPVPGTGVPPQAWPQPPGQPAQGQPAQGQLWRGDTTPSDGPVQPGHGQQQGERR